A single region of the Winslowiella toletana genome encodes:
- a CDS encoding MFS transporter yields the protein MVFTTQCSDNPTVQQRMLIPRLSLMMFMQFFIWGSWSVTLGLVMTQHNMALLIGDAFSAGPIASILSPFVLGMLVDRFFPSQKVLAVMHLAGAVILWFVPQALIAENGALLIGLLFGYTLCYMPTLALTNNIAFHSLASSEKSFPIVRVFGTIGWIVAGIFIGFTGIAASVSIFSLAAICSVVLAVYSLTLPHTPAPAKGLPLKLRDLFCADAFALLKTRHFFIFALCATLISIPLGTYYAFTASWLADAGIENVSSLMSLGQMSEIFFMLVIPLLFRRLGVKYMLFIGMCAWFVRYALFAMGMNDETRALIYLGILLHGVCYDFFFVVGFIYTDRIAGEKVKGQAQSMVVMFTYGIGMLLGSQISGALYNRVVAGQVSAENWALFWWIPAVAAAVIAIIFLFSFKYRD from the coding sequence ATGGTATTCACAACGCAATGCTCAGATAACCCGACTGTGCAGCAGCGGATGCTTATCCCGCGCCTGTCATTGATGATGTTTATGCAGTTTTTTATCTGGGGCAGCTGGTCTGTAACCCTGGGTCTGGTAATGACGCAGCACAATATGGCGTTGCTGATTGGTGATGCTTTCTCTGCCGGGCCAATTGCCTCGATCCTGTCGCCGTTTGTGCTGGGTATGCTGGTGGATCGCTTTTTCCCCTCGCAGAAAGTCCTGGCGGTGATGCACCTGGCGGGCGCGGTGATTTTGTGGTTCGTACCGCAGGCGCTGATTGCGGAAAATGGCGCGCTGCTGATCGGCTTGCTGTTTGGCTACACGCTTTGCTATATGCCAACGCTGGCGCTGACCAATAATATCGCGTTTCACAGCCTTGCCAGCAGCGAAAAAAGTTTTCCCATTGTGCGCGTATTCGGCACCATCGGCTGGATCGTGGCGGGCATTTTTATCGGCTTCACCGGTATCGCCGCCAGTGTGTCAATTTTCTCGCTCGCTGCCATCTGCTCAGTGGTGCTGGCGGTGTACAGCCTGACGCTGCCACATACCCCGGCACCGGCAAAAGGGCTGCCGTTGAAACTGCGCGATCTGTTTTGTGCTGATGCCTTCGCGCTATTGAAAACCCGCCACTTCTTTATTTTCGCGCTGTGCGCCACGCTGATCTCCATTCCTCTTGGCACTTATTACGCTTTTACCGCATCGTGGTTAGCAGATGCAGGAATTGAAAATGTCAGCAGCCTGATGTCACTCGGCCAGATGTCGGAAATCTTCTTTATGCTGGTAATTCCGCTGCTGTTTCGCCGTCTCGGCGTCAAATACATGCTGTTTATTGGCATGTGCGCCTGGTTTGTGCGATATGCGCTGTTTGCTATGGGGATGAACGATGAAACCCGCGCCCTGATCTATCTCGGCATCCTGCTGCACGGTGTCTGTTACGACTTTTTCTTTGTGGTGGGGTTTATCTACACCGATCGCATTGCCGGCGAAAAAGTGAAGGGGCAGGCGCAGAGCATGGTGGTGATGTTTACCTATGGCATTGGCATGTTGCTCGGCTCACAGATTTCCGGCGCGCTATACAACAGGGTGGTTGCCGGTCAGGTCTCAGCGGAAAACTGGGCGTTGTTCTGGTGGATCCCGGCGGTTGCAGCAGCGGTAATCGCTATTATTTTCCTCTTCTCGTTCAAGTATCGGGATTGA
- a CDS encoding sugar phosphate isomerase/epimerase family protein produces MKTLKGPGIFLSQFIGQQAPYNSLDGLAKWASALGYKALQIPCNHPAIFDLEKAATSQTYCDEVTGLLAGYGLVVSELSTHLEGQLIAVHPAHDVAFDSFAPAAVRGNSARRTEWAIDSVKKAASASAKLGLRAHATFSGSLAWPYLYPWPPHNPQLLSEAFAELARRWLPVLNQFDHHGVDVCYEIHPGEDLHDGVTWERFQAAVNHHPRCNILFDPSHLHLQHIDYLQFIDIYHAHIKAFHVKDAEFLPNGRSGVYGGYQRWIDRAGRFRSPGDGQIDFNGIFSKLAQYDYDGWAVLEWECCLKDADSGAREGAEFIQRHIIPVADRAFDDFAAQEDCSASVRAQLGLI; encoded by the coding sequence ATGAAAACGTTAAAAGGTCCGGGTATATTTTTGTCACAGTTTATTGGTCAGCAGGCTCCCTACAATTCGCTGGATGGGCTGGCGAAGTGGGCGTCAGCGCTGGGGTATAAAGCGCTACAGATACCCTGTAACCATCCGGCAATATTCGACCTGGAAAAAGCGGCAACCAGTCAGACTTATTGTGATGAAGTCACAGGGCTACTGGCGGGATACGGACTGGTAGTGAGCGAGCTGTCGACCCATCTTGAGGGCCAACTGATTGCGGTGCATCCGGCGCATGATGTGGCGTTCGATAGCTTTGCCCCCGCAGCGGTGCGCGGCAACAGTGCCCGCCGAACGGAATGGGCCATCGACAGCGTGAAAAAGGCGGCGTCGGCATCGGCGAAACTTGGCCTGCGCGCGCATGCAACTTTTTCCGGTTCCCTTGCCTGGCCCTATCTTTATCCCTGGCCGCCTCACAATCCGCAGCTGCTGAGCGAAGCTTTTGCCGAGCTGGCGCGCCGCTGGCTGCCGGTGCTGAACCAGTTTGACCACCATGGTGTGGACGTCTGTTATGAAATTCATCCAGGTGAAGATTTGCATGATGGCGTGACGTGGGAGCGTTTTCAGGCCGCAGTGAACCATCATCCGCGCTGCAATATACTTTTCGATCCCAGTCATCTTCATCTGCAACATATTGATTATTTGCAGTTTATTGATATCTATCATGCACATATTAAAGCCTTCCACGTGAAGGACGCAGAGTTTCTGCCCAACGGACGCAGTGGCGTGTATGGCGGCTACCAGCGCTGGATCGATCGTGCCGGGCGTTTCCGTTCGCCGGGTGACGGGCAGATCGATTTCAACGGTATTTTCAGCAAACTGGCGCAGTATGATTATGACGGCTGGGCTGTTCTGGAATGGGAGTGCTGCCTGAAAGATGCCGACAGCGGCGCGCGTGAAGGTGCTGAATTTATTCAGCGTCATATTATTCCGGTCGCCGATCGCGCCTTTGATGATTTTGCGGCGCAGGAAGATTGCTCAGCCAGCGTGCGTGCGCAACTTGGGCTGATTTAG
- a CDS encoding LacI family DNA-binding transcriptional regulator has protein sequence MSIQKIARLAGVSVATVSRVLNNSDSVKEQNRARVLQAISESNYQPNLLARQLRTARSSMILVMVSDISNPFCAEVVKGIEEQAEKNGYRILLSNSGSDIERSRSSLQLLAGKMVDGIITMDAFSKLPELTQLIGTTPWVQCAEYADAGDISCVGISDIDAAQQVVRYLVGKGHRRIALINHDLSYKYAQLRQQGYQNQLQASQRQWQAIAYASELSFNAGKRAMQQLLAGEQRPDAVFAVSDTLAAGAMSAIIQFGLRVPQDVAVAGFDGSELAEMVSPPLTTIAQPSRDIGRKAFTLLLQKIDSPLSPAERVMMDWQLIVRGSA, from the coding sequence ATGTCCATTCAAAAAATCGCCCGGCTGGCGGGCGTTTCTGTCGCTACGGTTTCGCGGGTGCTGAATAACAGTGATTCCGTAAAGGAACAAAATCGCGCCAGGGTCCTGCAGGCCATCAGCGAGAGTAACTATCAGCCGAACCTGCTGGCACGCCAGCTGCGCACCGCACGCAGTTCGATGATTCTGGTGATGGTCTCTGATATTTCAAATCCTTTTTGCGCCGAGGTGGTGAAGGGGATTGAGGAGCAGGCGGAGAAAAATGGTTATCGCATACTGCTGAGTAATTCTGGCTCTGATATTGAACGCTCGCGTTCCAGCCTGCAACTGCTGGCCGGTAAAATGGTCGACGGCATTATCACCATGGACGCCTTCAGCAAACTGCCGGAACTGACACAATTAATCGGCACCACGCCCTGGGTTCAGTGCGCGGAATATGCCGATGCGGGCGACATCTCCTGCGTAGGAATCAGTGATATCGACGCTGCGCAGCAGGTTGTGCGCTATCTGGTGGGTAAGGGGCACCGACGCATTGCGCTGATTAACCACGATCTCAGTTACAAATATGCTCAGCTGCGCCAGCAGGGCTATCAAAACCAGTTACAGGCCAGTCAACGACAGTGGCAAGCGATCGCCTATGCCAGCGAATTGAGTTTCAACGCCGGCAAGCGTGCGATGCAACAATTGCTGGCAGGCGAGCAGCGGCCTGATGCGGTGTTTGCGGTGTCGGACACTCTGGCGGCCGGAGCAATGTCGGCGATCATTCAGTTCGGGCTGCGGGTGCCGCAGGATGTCGCGGTAGCCGGTTTTGATGGCAGCGAGTTAGCAGAAATGGTGTCACCGCCGTTAACCACCATTGCCCAACCTTCGCGGGATATTGGCCGCAAAGCCTTTACGCTGCTGCTGCAAAAGATCGATTCGCCGCTTTCACCCGCCGAACGCGTTATGATGGACTGGCAGTTAATCGTCCGCGGTAGCGCGTAG
- a CDS encoding SelT/SelW/SelH family protein yields the protein MKILPVVTITYCSQCNWLLRAAWMSQELLSTFSTDLAQVTLIPATGGIYQITVDDQLIWDRKTMGGFPDAAEIKRRLRAQCFPERELGHIDKKSDSGPERNGNG from the coding sequence ATGAAAATTCTGCCGGTGGTGACGATAACCTACTGTTCACAATGCAACTGGCTGCTGCGCGCGGCGTGGATGTCGCAGGAACTGTTAAGTACCTTCAGTACCGACCTGGCGCAGGTAACACTGATTCCGGCGACCGGTGGAATTTATCAGATTACCGTGGATGACCAACTGATTTGGGATCGCAAAACCATGGGCGGCTTTCCGGATGCGGCAGAGATTAAGCGCCGACTGCGCGCGCAATGCTTCCCGGAGCGCGAGCTGGGACATATCGATAAAAAGAGCGACAGCGGGCCTGAGCGTAATGGCAACGGCTGA
- a CDS encoding oxalate decarboxylase family bicupin, whose protein sequence is MNKLSRRTFMAFAAGGTVALATGQVHAHDNNVKTYPANANRDPGPHDPIREAENPDILNPPDTDSGTLPNLRYSFSDAHVRKSSGGWTRQVTQRELGISTTIAGVDMRLNAGGIRELHWHKEAEWAYMTYGKARVTAFDAESGWFVDDIGVGDLWYFPPGIPHSIQGLGPDGCEFLIAFDDGNFDEDSTFLLSDWFKHIPADVLAKNFKVPVSTFANLPSPQDEYIFAGTVPGSLASDSIKGSAKSKTGFTHRMMAQSPIKAPGGTVRITDSSNFPVSKTIAAALVEIEPGGMRELHWHPNNDEWQYYLEGEGRMGVFASSGQARTFDYRAGDVGYVPFAMGHYVENTGSTPLRFLELFKSDYYADISLNQWLASTPPELVKQHLRLDDNFMQALSLIKNPVVK, encoded by the coding sequence ATGAATAAACTCTCACGAAGAACGTTCATGGCCTTTGCTGCGGGCGGTACGGTAGCGCTGGCTACCGGTCAGGTTCATGCACACGATAATAACGTTAAAACCTATCCGGCCAACGCTAACCGCGACCCGGGTCCGCATGATCCGATCAGGGAAGCAGAAAATCCGGACATACTAAACCCGCCGGATACCGACAGCGGCACCTTACCCAATCTGCGCTATTCCTTTAGCGATGCGCACGTGCGGAAAAGTAGCGGAGGCTGGACCCGTCAGGTCACTCAGCGCGAACTGGGCATTTCAACCACTATTGCCGGCGTCGATATGCGTCTTAATGCCGGGGGAATCAGGGAACTGCACTGGCATAAGGAAGCGGAGTGGGCCTATATGACCTACGGTAAGGCACGGGTTACCGCATTTGATGCGGAGAGTGGCTGGTTTGTTGACGATATTGGCGTCGGCGACCTGTGGTACTTTCCACCCGGCATACCGCACTCAATTCAGGGGCTGGGGCCTGACGGATGTGAATTCTTAATCGCCTTCGATGACGGAAACTTCGATGAGGACAGTACTTTCCTGCTGTCAGACTGGTTTAAACATATTCCCGCCGATGTGCTGGCGAAAAACTTTAAGGTACCGGTCTCGACGTTCGCAAACCTGCCGTCACCGCAGGATGAGTATATCTTTGCCGGTACCGTGCCGGGCAGCCTGGCCTCTGACAGCATCAAAGGCTCAGCAAAATCTAAAACCGGATTTACTCACCGCATGATGGCACAAAGCCCGATCAAGGCGCCTGGCGGCACGGTGCGTATTACCGACTCATCCAATTTCCCGGTTTCAAAAACCATCGCCGCTGCGCTGGTGGAAATTGAACCCGGCGGAATGCGCGAACTGCACTGGCATCCTAATAATGATGAATGGCAATACTATCTTGAAGGAGAGGGGCGGATGGGGGTCTTTGCCTCGTCCGGACAGGCAAGAACCTTTGATTATCGGGCGGGTGATGTCGGTTACGTACCTTTCGCGATGGGTCACTATGTCGAGAACACCGGCAGCACACCGCTGCGCTTTCTCGAGCTGTTTAAAAGCGACTATTATGCCGATATCTCCTTAAACCAGTGGCTTGCCAGCACACCGCCGGAACTGGTTAAACAGCATCTCAGGCTGGATGACAACTTTATGCAGGCACTCTCTTTAATCAAGAATCCCGTGGTGAAATAA
- a CDS encoding flagellar brake protein, translated as MKEQEKEQYLKRGTLAVLGVLRDLEKHQTPVRIASARGQFISRLLFVDQHQLVVDYGSNPYDNQLALQSQDLHISAEPQGAKVEFALDRLDAVQYQGLPAFSAPLPPLLWLIQRREFFRVTAPLEPGFFCQSHWPNGSVARFRLHDLSLGGIGVLADGALPPTLGCGEILKGLQVELGEYGQFTVDAQLLHIGERTTISSKNETVVTPRLSLRFVALTATVERELQQVIFALERLARDKARRFAD; from the coding sequence GTGAAAGAGCAAGAAAAAGAGCAGTACCTGAAACGCGGCACGCTGGCAGTGCTGGGGGTACTGCGTGACCTAGAGAAACATCAGACCCCGGTGCGAATAGCCAGTGCTCGCGGTCAGTTTATCAGCCGCTTACTGTTTGTTGATCAACATCAGCTGGTTGTCGATTACGGCAGCAATCCGTATGACAATCAGCTGGCGTTACAGTCACAAGATCTGCACATTTCTGCCGAACCCCAGGGGGCCAAAGTGGAGTTCGCCCTCGACAGGCTTGATGCCGTGCAATATCAGGGCTTACCGGCGTTTTCTGCCCCGCTGCCGCCGTTATTGTGGCTGATTCAGCGCCGCGAGTTTTTCCGCGTGACGGCGCCACTGGAACCAGGCTTCTTCTGCCAGAGCCACTGGCCAAACGGCTCGGTTGCCCGTTTTCGCCTGCACGATCTGTCGCTGGGTGGTATTGGCGTACTGGCCGATGGCGCTTTACCACCGACACTCGGCTGCGGCGAAATACTGAAGGGTTTACAGGTGGAACTTGGGGAATATGGTCAGTTTACAGTCGATGCGCAGCTGCTGCATATTGGCGAACGCACCACTATCAGCAGTAAAAATGAAACGGTAGTAACGCCACGGCTGAGCTTACGCTTTGTTGCGCTGACCGCCACCGTAGAAAGAGAGCTACAGCAGGTAATTTTCGCTCTGGAGCGACTGGCACGCGATAAGGCCAGACGTTTTGCCGATTAG
- a CDS encoding DUF883 family protein — MFSKREAGKKLEQVQERSREAGSELCDELKSAASESCDYLKKNPWAGVGIGAALGLVIGVLISKK; from the coding sequence ATGTTTTCAAAACGTGAAGCCGGTAAAAAACTTGAGCAGGTTCAGGAACGCTCCCGCGAAGCAGGCAGCGAACTGTGTGATGAGCTGAAAAGTGCAGCAAGCGAATCCTGTGATTATTTGAAAAAGAATCCATGGGCTGGCGTAGGCATTGGTGCAGCGCTGGGTTTGGTGATTGGTGTGTTAATTAGCAAAAAATAA
- a CDS encoding GlsB/YeaQ/YmgE family stress response membrane protein, protein MGILSWIIFGLIAGIIAKWIMPGKDGGGFIITIVLGIIGAVVGGWISTFFGFGKVDGFNFGSFVVAVIGAIVVLFIYRKVKS, encoded by the coding sequence ATGGGAATTCTTTCATGGATCATTTTTGGTCTGATCGCCGGTATCATCGCGAAATGGATTATGCCAGGTAAAGACGGTGGCGGTTTTATCATCACCATCGTATTAGGTATTATCGGTGCGGTAGTCGGCGGCTGGATCAGTACCTTCTTCGGCTTTGGTAAAGTCGATGGCTTCAACTTCGGTAGCTTTGTGGTGGCGGTAATCGGTGCCATTGTGGTGCTGTTTATCTACCGTAAAGTCAAAAGTTAA
- a CDS encoding TonB-dependent siderophore receptor, giving the protein MRMAFTLKRSALLCSIALTAPALSFAEETMVVTAQPAETAQSPTSGYTVKSSTGATKTDEPLITTGQSISVVTRQQIEDQGATNLNQALNYTPGVFTNFAGAASRFDTISLRGFHGGDTDNTFLDGLRVMSDGGSHNVLQVDPWFLERIDVIKGPSSALYGQTVPGGLVNMVSKRPQFTEQGHFRLSGGTQNTKGGAFDYTNAINDQWAFRLIGMTRSSDTQYDHTREERYAISPSLLWQPDEDTSLLLRAYLQKDPSGGYHGSVPLDGTITDHNGKRLSRSFYEGESSLDQYKRTEQIYSYEFAHRFNETWSVRSNASYTHSNVKLDQVYQAGWVSPTSDELTRYYSGTRSSLDAMAIDNQLEADFATGMVEHKVVLGAEYHQYKNDLWDGGATASNLNPFTGVSGGTALNFYTDDDLTRRYHQTGLYLQDLMKVDQWHIDLSGRYDRIVAKQANDTSGDSRRRSDDHISGRASVLYAFDSGISPYVSYSQAVTPSSLTGPDQNLLKPSTAEQYEAGVKYQPVGTSDMYSIAVYDLTQKDVSSRDVINAINVPAGKVHSQGLELEARNQLTPRLSTIAGYTLNHVRFKETPDNNDGHTPYLTPNQIATVWAHYKFDYGLSVGAGVRHMGKQWADNENTTRLPSVTLFDASVRADLGAWNSQLKGAYVQVNANNLTDREYIAACYGTGFCYKGAERTVVATVGYDF; this is encoded by the coding sequence ATGAGAATGGCTTTTACCTTAAAGCGTTCTGCTCTGCTTTGTTCAATTGCACTCACCGCACCAGCACTCTCTTTTGCAGAAGAGACCATGGTCGTTACTGCACAGCCAGCCGAAACCGCCCAGTCACCCACTTCAGGTTACACCGTAAAAAGCAGTACCGGTGCAACGAAAACCGATGAGCCGCTGATTACTACCGGACAATCAATTTCCGTGGTAACCCGTCAGCAGATTGAAGATCAGGGTGCGACCAACCTGAACCAGGCGCTGAACTATACGCCGGGGGTGTTCACCAACTTTGCCGGTGCCGCTTCACGCTTCGATACCATTTCTCTGCGTGGCTTCCACGGCGGTGACACCGACAACACCTTCCTTGACGGGCTGCGGGTGATGAGTGATGGCGGTAGCCATAACGTCTTGCAAGTTGATCCCTGGTTCCTCGAGCGCATCGACGTGATCAAAGGCCCCTCTTCTGCCCTCTATGGTCAGACAGTACCGGGTGGCCTGGTCAATATGGTGTCTAAACGTCCGCAGTTTACTGAGCAGGGCCATTTCCGCCTGTCTGGCGGCACGCAAAATACCAAAGGCGGCGCCTTTGACTATACCAATGCGATTAACGACCAGTGGGCATTTCGTCTGATTGGTATGACCCGCAGCAGCGATACTCAGTACGACCATACCCGTGAAGAGCGCTATGCGATTTCGCCCTCGCTGCTATGGCAGCCGGACGAAGATACCTCATTGTTACTGCGCGCATATTTGCAAAAAGATCCTTCGGGTGGTTATCACGGCTCGGTGCCGCTTGACGGCACCATCACCGATCACAACGGTAAAAGACTCAGCCGGAGCTTCTATGAAGGTGAAAGCTCTCTTGACCAGTACAAACGTACCGAGCAGATCTACAGCTATGAGTTCGCGCATCGCTTTAATGAAACCTGGTCTGTTCGCTCTAACGCCAGCTATACCCATTCTAACGTCAAGCTTGACCAGGTTTATCAGGCAGGTTGGGTCAGCCCGACCAGTGATGAATTAACGCGTTACTATTCCGGCACCCGCTCGTCGCTGGATGCTATGGCGATTGATAACCAGCTGGAAGCCGATTTTGCTACCGGGATGGTGGAACACAAAGTGGTGCTGGGTGCTGAGTATCATCAGTACAAAAACGATCTGTGGGATGGCGGTGCAACGGCCAGTAACCTGAATCCGTTTACCGGCGTTTCTGGCGGTACTGCGCTGAACTTTTATACCGATGATGATCTGACTCGTCGCTATCATCAGACCGGGCTCTATCTGCAAGATCTGATGAAAGTGGATCAGTGGCATATCGACCTGTCCGGTCGCTACGATCGTATCGTCGCAAAACAGGCCAATGATACTTCTGGTGATTCACGCCGCCGCTCGGACGATCATATCAGTGGCCGGGCGTCAGTGCTGTATGCCTTCGACAGCGGAATTTCGCCTTACGTCAGCTACAGCCAGGCGGTTACCCCAAGTTCGCTGACCGGGCCGGATCAAAACCTGCTGAAACCAAGCACCGCCGAGCAGTATGAAGCGGGTGTTAAATATCAGCCGGTGGGTACATCCGATATGTACTCGATTGCCGTCTATGATTTGACACAAAAAGATGTTTCCAGCCGCGACGTTATCAATGCGATTAACGTGCCGGCCGGTAAAGTGCACTCACAAGGGCTGGAGCTGGAAGCACGTAATCAGCTGACCCCGCGTCTGAGCACCATTGCTGGCTACACGCTGAACCACGTGCGCTTTAAAGAGACGCCGGATAACAACGATGGTCACACGCCATACCTGACGCCAAACCAAATCGCCACCGTCTGGGCGCACTACAAGTTTGATTATGGTCTGAGCGTCGGTGCCGGGGTGCGTCATATGGGCAAACAGTGGGCTGACAATGAAAATACCACCCGCCTGCCTTCCGTTACCCTGTTTGATGCTTCCGTACGCGCCGATCTTGGTGCCTGGAATAGCCAGCTGAAAGGGGCATATGTGCAGGTGAATGCCAATAACCTGACAGACCGCGAATATATTGCCGCCTGTTATGGTACTGGCTTCTGCTATAAAGGCGCTGAGCGCACTGTTGTTGCCACCGTCGGTTACGACTTCTGA
- a CDS encoding MFS transporter, with translation MQAQITRSASRRALVAGSVGNFIEWYEFGVYGFLATVIAGNFFRLEGESEITSLILTYAAFALAFFCRPLGAILFGRIGDRIGRKPTLIAVLIMMTLATAAIGLMPTYATLGVAAPLLLTLLRMLQGLFAGGEFGGAVALMTEFAPRGKRGSYGAWQSFTVALGLLAGAGVVALLATLLTSEQLHSWGWRVPFLLALPMGLVALWLRLQLDETPSFKQTQQNLQPAPLSGVVKAIALGIGRMMGWSAAGYTFLVVMPSWLQTSLHASFQQALIATVLGNIGFALTILPAGRLSDRYGRRRIMLLAIGAVIIFTFPLLAILQQPEASLWWKAAAVMLAGAVVGLLAGPGPAMLAEMFPTRVRYTGLGLAYSLSNAVFSGCAGLIITALIKQTGNINIPAWYVVIISLISLLAILTLRPDDHLRDLES, from the coding sequence ATGCAAGCACAAATCACTCGCTCAGCCAGTCGCCGTGCGCTCGTCGCCGGTTCGGTCGGTAATTTTATTGAATGGTATGAGTTTGGCGTTTACGGTTTTCTTGCCACGGTCATTGCCGGGAATTTCTTTCGTCTTGAGGGTGAAAGCGAGATAACCAGCCTGATCCTTACCTACGCCGCCTTTGCCCTCGCCTTCTTCTGCCGCCCGCTGGGCGCGATTCTGTTTGGGCGTATTGGCGATCGTATCGGCCGTAAGCCGACGCTGATAGCAGTGCTGATTATGATGACGCTGGCTACCGCCGCCATTGGGCTGATGCCGACATACGCTACGCTGGGGGTCGCTGCGCCGTTGCTGCTGACGCTATTGCGCATGCTTCAGGGGCTGTTTGCCGGCGGTGAGTTTGGCGGCGCAGTGGCACTGATGACCGAGTTCGCGCCGCGTGGCAAACGTGGCAGCTACGGTGCCTGGCAATCTTTTACCGTGGCGCTTGGTTTACTGGCCGGTGCCGGTGTTGTGGCGTTACTGGCTACATTACTGACCAGCGAACAGTTGCACAGCTGGGGCTGGCGCGTGCCGTTCCTGCTGGCCTTGCCAATGGGTCTGGTGGCGCTGTGGCTGCGCTTGCAGCTGGATGAAACTCCGAGCTTTAAACAGACGCAGCAGAATCTGCAACCCGCGCCGCTTTCCGGCGTAGTGAAAGCCATCGCGCTGGGAATTGGTCGCATGATGGGCTGGTCGGCAGCCGGTTATACCTTTTTAGTCGTGATGCCGTCATGGCTGCAAACCTCACTACACGCCAGTTTCCAGCAGGCTTTGATAGCCACGGTATTGGGAAATATTGGCTTTGCGTTGACCATTCTGCCAGCGGGTCGTCTTAGCGATCGCTATGGCCGCCGCCGCATAATGCTGCTGGCGATTGGCGCAGTGATCATTTTTACTTTCCCGCTGCTGGCGATTTTACAACAGCCTGAGGCATCCCTGTGGTGGAAGGCAGCGGCGGTGATGCTGGCCGGTGCGGTGGTCGGTTTGCTGGCCGGTCCCGGACCAGCGATGCTGGCAGAGATGTTCCCGACCCGGGTACGTTATACCGGATTAGGCCTGGCCTACTCCCTGTCTAATGCGGTGTTTTCCGGCTGCGCCGGTCTGATCATCACCGCGTTGATCAAGCAGACCGGCAATATCAATATTCCGGCATGGTATGTGGTCATCATTTCATTAATCAGTTTGTTGGCGATCCTCACCCTACGCCCCGACGACCATCTGCGCGACCTCGAAAGTTAA